A window of the Bacteroides thetaiotaomicron VPI-5482 genome harbors these coding sequences:
- a CDS encoding SusC/RagA family TonB-linked outer membrane protein, with amino-acid sequence MRNILNKRNSRYCFTCFVMWLLLGLGHLNAVAQEAGGTANITGKVIDQYGNPVSGVVITMKNTDFKTVTGDDGTFEFQYKKGDMLRFSHPGFLHKEIKVNKLRNQERIFKVTLTEEFVKFPDVINGPYDTKDKASYLGSAATVYTDQVSSLMGTTILPSLQGRLPGLDIVRTRGARKSQIESSSSGTIFNFNSPTLGKEAYSDNTEFNVLSRHNAPVVVVDGVQRELYSIDPDAIESVSIQKDALSSMFLGMRSSRGALVITTKDPIKQGFQLSFTGRFGVQSSVKKLNPLSTSQYAYLLNEALLNDGKNPFYSYDDFIKFRDHSSPYTHPSVNWCDELMNKNSTTQSYNLNATGGNKYAQYFISVGYVGENGLFKNPGGDAHDTNMTFDRYMISSKVNINITDDLTAKVTLMGRIEEGTQPGGTGNGYDDILSSIYSTPSNAYPVTNPDGSWGGSQSFNNNLLSQTINSGYITDGARDVLGAINLRYDFGKLVKGLSVRMVGSVTSQNRSTTKRTKTSEVFDYTIDKDGNDVYTRYGEKKTQSNSFSSVSTYRQMYGQLAVDYERQFGKHKFKASVLGDTRNTLTNWDLPEYPSNIIGDVSYDYAERYFAQVALSESYYNRYAPGRRWGTFYAFGLGWDISKENFMENCEWLNQLKIRGVYGKTGNGMNNAGYYTYYQTYSSGGDDYRLGTNLGQSSGSFTEKDKLANLYQTWEKGNKLNIGVDIALFNNKLQVTADYFNDKYYDLLQARGKSIELIGQNYPDENIAKERWYGGEFSITYQDHVGDFNYYASANWSCEQSKVLYKDEQKVPYEYLRTTGKPKGAIFGLVAEGFFTSQDEITKSPVIEGFNNIQPGDIKYKDQNNDGVINDFDKVMIGGDKPLSYFGIDLGFEWRGLEFSMFWQGVYNKDVLMSDWNLLEGFQTQGQVYGQAYENMLDRWTPETAATATFPRLSAGGNKYNQGNGWGSSFWLRSGNYIRLKNVSLGYNLPDSFCRNYLGGARVKVFVSGQNLFTKAANELVDPEVSFGNYPLQRCISTGINVKF; translated from the coding sequence ATGCGTAATATTTTGAATAAAAGAAATAGTCGGTACTGTTTCACATGTTTTGTAATGTGGCTACTACTTGGCTTGGGACATTTGAATGCGGTGGCTCAAGAAGCAGGAGGAACGGCTAATATTACAGGTAAGGTAATCGATCAATATGGCAATCCTGTCTCGGGTGTTGTAATCACGATGAAGAATACTGATTTTAAGACTGTGACAGGTGATGATGGTACTTTTGAATTTCAGTATAAGAAGGGCGATATGCTTCGTTTTTCTCATCCAGGTTTTTTACATAAGGAAATTAAGGTGAACAAGCTAAGAAATCAGGAACGTATTTTTAAAGTAACGTTGACAGAAGAGTTCGTGAAATTTCCAGATGTAATAAATGGACCTTATGATACGAAAGATAAAGCAAGCTATTTAGGTTCAGCTGCTACGGTTTATACAGATCAGGTTAGTTCATTGATGGGAACTACTATTCTTCCTTCATTACAAGGGCGTTTACCAGGACTAGATATTGTACGTACTCGTGGTGCACGTAAGAGTCAAATTGAATCCAGTTCTTCTGGAACCATCTTTAACTTTAATAGCCCTACATTGGGTAAAGAGGCATATAGTGATAATACGGAATTTAATGTTCTATCACGCCACAATGCACCGGTGGTGGTAGTGGATGGTGTGCAAAGAGAATTATATTCTATCGATCCTGATGCTATTGAATCGGTATCAATTCAGAAGGATGCTTTGTCATCTATGTTTTTGGGGATGCGCAGTTCCCGTGGTGCATTAGTAATTACTACTAAAGATCCTATCAAACAGGGATTTCAGTTATCATTTACTGGACGGTTTGGTGTGCAGAGTTCAGTGAAAAAACTAAATCCGCTGTCTACTTCTCAATATGCTTATTTATTGAATGAGGCGTTGCTGAATGATGGTAAAAATCCCTTTTATTCTTATGATGACTTTATTAAGTTTCGTGATCATTCCAGTCCGTATACACATCCAAGTGTGAACTGGTGTGATGAACTGATGAACAAAAATTCGACTACTCAGTCTTATAATTTGAATGCTACAGGCGGTAACAAGTACGCACAATATTTTATTAGTGTAGGCTATGTAGGTGAAAATGGATTATTTAAAAATCCAGGTGGAGATGCTCACGATACAAATATGACATTTGATCGTTATATGATTTCTTCTAAAGTGAACATCAATATTACTGATGATTTGACAGCAAAAGTTACTTTGATGGGACGTATAGAAGAAGGTACCCAACCAGGAGGGACTGGAAATGGGTATGATGATATTCTCAGTTCAATTTATTCTACTCCAAGTAATGCATATCCTGTGACAAATCCAGATGGATCATGGGGAGGTAGTCAGTCGTTCAATAATAATTTGTTATCGCAGACTATTAACTCTGGTTATATAACAGATGGGGCTCGGGATGTATTGGGAGCTATTAATTTGCGCTATGATTTTGGTAAGTTAGTTAAAGGCTTGTCTGTTCGTATGGTAGGTAGTGTAACTTCTCAGAATCGTTCGACTACGAAACGAACAAAAACTTCCGAAGTTTTTGATTATACTATTGATAAGGATGGCAATGACGTTTATACTCGGTATGGAGAAAAGAAAACGCAATCAAATTCATTTAGTTCTGTGTCTACCTATCGGCAGATGTATGGTCAGCTTGCTGTTGATTATGAACGTCAATTTGGTAAGCACAAATTTAAGGCCAGTGTTCTAGGAGATACGCGAAATACTCTTACTAACTGGGATCTTCCTGAATATCCATCAAATATTATAGGTGATGTCTCTTATGATTATGCGGAGCGATATTTTGCACAGGTAGCATTAAGTGAAAGTTATTACAATCGTTATGCTCCAGGCAGAAGGTGGGGAACCTTTTACGCTTTCGGTTTAGGATGGGATATCAGCAAAGAGAATTTTATGGAAAACTGTGAGTGGCTGAATCAACTAAAGATACGCGGTGTGTATGGTAAGACAGGTAATGGTATGAATAATGCTGGGTATTATACGTATTATCAGACTTATTCCTCAGGAGGTGATGATTATCGGTTGGGGACTAATTTAGGACAAAGTTCAGGAAGTTTTACAGAAAAAGATAAACTGGCAAATTTATATCAAACGTGGGAAAAAGGCAATAAACTGAATATTGGTGTAGATATAGCTTTGTTTAACAACAAATTACAGGTAACTGCTGATTATTTTAATGATAAATATTATGACTTGTTGCAGGCTCGTGGAAAAAGTATCGAACTAATTGGCCAGAATTATCCAGATGAAAATATTGCTAAAGAACGTTGGTATGGAGGCGAATTCTCAATTACCTATCAAGATCACGTTGGCGATTTTAATTATTATGCATCTGCTAACTGGAGTTGTGAGCAAAGTAAAGTGTTATATAAAGATGAACAAAAAGTGCCTTATGAATATCTGCGTACTACAGGTAAACCCAAAGGGGCAATCTTCGGTTTGGTAGCAGAAGGTTTTTTCACTTCTCAAGACGAAATTACAAAGAGTCCTGTAATTGAAGGATTTAACAATATTCAGCCTGGTGATATCAAGTACAAAGATCAGAATAACGATGGAGTTATCAATGACTTTGATAAGGTAATGATTGGTGGCGATAAACCACTCTCTTATTTTGGTATTGATTTAGGTTTCGAATGGCGTGGATTAGAATTCTCAATGTTTTGGCAAGGAGTGTACAATAAAGATGTTTTAATGAGTGATTGGAATTTATTGGAAGGTTTTCAAACTCAAGGACAAGTTTATGGACAGGCATATGAGAATATGCTGGATCGATGGACTCCAGAAACTGCTGCTACTGCAACTTTCCCGAGGTTGAGTGCTGGTGGTAATAAGTATAATCAAGGCAATGGCTGGGGCTCTTCTTTTTGGTTACGTTCCGGTAATTATATTCGGTTGAAAAATGTTAGTTTAGGATATAACTTACCTGATTCATTCTGTCGTAATTATTTGGGTGGAGCACGTGTGAAAGTTTTCGTAAGTGGACAAAACTTATTCACAAAAGCTGCTAATGAACTCGTTGATCCCGAAGTTAGCTTCGGTAACTATCCGCTACAACGTTGCATCAGCACAGGTATTAATGTTAAATTCTAA
- a CDS encoding RagB/SusD family nutrient uptake outer membrane protein, whose amino-acid sequence MISMIRNKYLTLIGVGLLFTAVSCTDGYEPEPVELVSIDFVFSKTDSLGTNAVKFMNNIYATLQNGHNRVGSDYLDAASDDAISINVSDPDVYKLAMGRYTASTRVESDMRWKEYYSGIRKANILINHIDVVPFMLTYKNAKGETKPLNVTMKAEARFLRAYFYFELVKRYGGVPLMGDDVHILGDDMEIPRNTFEQCVQYICDELDDIKDDLRTNPMPDFEQYAHTPTREACLALKSRVLLYAASPLFNERPIEIGNELIGYASYDRERWNDAAKAAKTFIDEYGPNGNGAYGLTQSTSDGDNRDFRDVFLGFYNKTNNPEVIFYRPGGEDKSIESNNGPLGFSGDNLGKGRTLPTQNLVDAFPMKDGMFAGQGSKYTLNQSNPYENRDPRLDYTILHHGSSWLNNTLDISIGGVNNPSNSAEYSKTGYYMCKFMGKFGEESQYGNKIHLWVMFRYAEMLLNYAEAMNEYLSSPSQDVYDAIIALRARAGIESGNDESPYGLKKNMTQAEMREVIQNERRIEMAFEEQRYWDIRRWRIAEEIFKNPLEGLEIRVKGNTTSFNEVDVLSTTFDVKRYLYPIPYNEVVKNDNMIQNPKW is encoded by the coding sequence ATGATATCTATGATACGAAATAAATATTTGACGCTAATCGGAGTTGGATTGTTGTTTACAGCTGTATCCTGTACCGATGGGTATGAACCAGAGCCAGTTGAACTGGTATCAATTGATTTTGTATTTTCAAAAACCGATTCTCTTGGTACGAATGCGGTAAAGTTTATGAATAATATTTATGCCACGTTGCAAAACGGGCACAATCGTGTAGGAAGTGATTATTTAGATGCTGCGTCTGATGATGCTATATCTATAAATGTTTCTGACCCGGATGTTTATAAGTTGGCAATGGGACGGTATACTGCGAGTACACGTGTTGAATCGGATATGCGATGGAAAGAGTATTATTCAGGAATCCGTAAGGCAAACATTCTGATTAATCATATTGATGTTGTCCCTTTTATGCTGACTTATAAGAACGCAAAGGGAGAAACAAAACCATTGAATGTTACAATGAAAGCAGAAGCGCGTTTCTTGAGGGCTTATTTCTATTTCGAATTAGTGAAACGCTATGGTGGTGTTCCTTTGATGGGGGATGATGTACATATATTGGGTGATGATATGGAGATCCCAAGAAATACTTTTGAGCAATGTGTACAGTATATTTGTGATGAATTAGATGATATTAAAGATGATTTGCGTACCAATCCAATGCCTGATTTTGAACAATATGCACATACTCCTACTCGTGAGGCTTGCTTAGCTTTAAAGTCTCGAGTGCTATTATATGCAGCGAGTCCTTTATTTAATGAACGTCCTATTGAGATTGGTAATGAATTGATAGGCTATGCTTCTTATGATAGAGAGCGTTGGAATGATGCGGCTAAAGCTGCCAAGACATTTATTGACGAGTACGGTCCGAATGGTAATGGGGCATATGGTTTAACACAGTCTACATCTGATGGCGATAATCGGGATTTTCGTGACGTCTTTTTAGGTTTTTATAATAAGACTAATAATCCTGAAGTCATCTTTTATCGTCCGGGGGGTGAAGATAAGTCTATAGAAAGCAATAATGGGCCTTTAGGATTTTCTGGTGACAATTTAGGTAAAGGACGTACGCTTCCAACTCAAAATTTGGTAGACGCTTTCCCTATGAAGGACGGCATGTTTGCTGGACAAGGTAGTAAATATACTCTTAATCAGAGTAATCCATATGAAAACCGTGATCCACGTTTGGATTATACAATACTGCATCATGGGTCATCTTGGTTGAATAATACGCTTGATATTTCAATCGGAGGAGTTAATAATCCATCTAACTCTGCTGAATATTCTAAGACGGGCTATTATATGTGTAAGTTTATGGGTAAATTTGGTGAAGAGTCTCAATATGGGAATAAAATACATCTTTGGGTTATGTTTCGTTATGCAGAGATGTTGTTGAATTATGCAGAGGCAATGAATGAGTACCTTTCTTCTCCTTCTCAGGATGTGTACGATGCTATCATTGCATTACGGGCACGTGCTGGTATTGAATCAGGTAATGATGAATCTCCTTATGGGCTTAAGAAAAATATGACACAGGCAGAGATGCGTGAAGTGATTCAAAACGAACGGCGTATTGAAATGGCATTTGAAGAACAACGATATTGGGATATTCGCAGATGGAGAATTGCTGAAGAGATATTTAAGAATCCTTTGGAAGGTTTGGAGATTAGGGTAAAAGGAAATACTACGAGTTTCAATGAAGTGGATGTCCTAAGTACGACGTTTGATGTGAAACGCTATTTATATCCGATCCCATATAATGAGGTAGTTAAGAATGATAACATGATTCAAAATCCGAAGTGGTAA
- a CDS encoding RagB/SusD family nutrient uptake outer membrane protein: MNITVFRVYQLNLLTAISMYMKSLFYLFLSIVGAWLFSSCSDDFLGETETTDLDQATVFADSTYTADFLNQIYVDIGFDIQHNRYKDQYNDHGGLQTSCDEAAYKASTGLTTDVMFATGTVNPVTISEDDVWRIAYRNIRRVNVFFKYADGSRMAEVAKEEYKAEARFLRAWYYAMLLRHYGGVALIGDDVYETVEEAIKERNSYADCVEYIVDEANKAAETLPVERSGNKFGRVTRGACKALISRVRLYAASKLFNGSDFAPADFPKELLGYPTYDKERWKIAVDAALDVIKMKQYDLYIRNEDENNEAYPGWGYYAQLLPADYYGKVGTEVYCGTIFEKKAGASIDTNRWFAPPSTGGNGIGGYVYHDLAELFPMADGTPTKDSPDYDPTNPANKRDPRFMFTVTYDGCIMKSNMQDTEINISVGTQQDAIYRGTPTGYYTHKFLKFGSMANQMLYGGSQARPLMRYTEILLNYAEAANEYYGPDHKDVLGDQEISPYIVLRKIRECAGIEPGEDGTYGIENNMSQADMTEAIRLERRLDLAFEGHRFFDVRRWMIAEDTDNRMMHGFEITRNGERKTGRIIDTRQHTFRKAMYFYPIPYKETVKSPDLLQNPYYE; the protein is encoded by the coding sequence ATGAATATTACCGTTTTTAGAGTTTATCAATTAAATTTATTAACCGCTATTTCTATGTATATGAAAAGCTTATTTTATTTATTCCTATCTATTGTAGGTGCGTGGCTTTTTTCGTCTTGCTCAGATGATTTTCTGGGTGAGACAGAAACCACGGACTTAGATCAGGCAACCGTATTCGCTGATAGTACTTATACGGCAGATTTCTTAAACCAGATTTATGTGGATATTGGTTTTGATATCCAACATAATCGGTATAAAGATCAGTATAATGATCATGGAGGATTGCAGACTAGTTGTGATGAAGCTGCGTATAAAGCTAGTACCGGGCTTACGACAGATGTAATGTTCGCTACTGGAACAGTCAATCCTGTTACTATTTCTGAGGACGATGTTTGGAGAATTGCATATCGAAATATTCGTCGAGTAAATGTGTTTTTTAAATATGCAGATGGATCCCGAATGGCTGAAGTGGCAAAGGAAGAGTATAAAGCAGAAGCACGCTTTTTGCGTGCTTGGTATTATGCAATGCTATTAAGACATTATGGTGGTGTGGCTTTAATTGGTGATGATGTTTATGAAACTGTAGAAGAAGCAATCAAGGAGCGTAACTCTTATGCGGATTGCGTTGAGTATATTGTGGATGAAGCTAATAAAGCTGCAGAAACATTGCCAGTTGAAAGAAGTGGAAACAAATTTGGACGTGTAACCCGAGGAGCTTGTAAAGCCTTAATTTCACGTGTACGTTTGTATGCTGCTAGCAAATTATTCAACGGTAGTGATTTTGCGCCTGCTGATTTTCCAAAAGAATTGTTAGGGTATCCTACTTATGATAAGGAGCGTTGGAAAATTGCTGTAGATGCTGCCCTTGATGTGATAAAGATGAAGCAGTATGATTTGTACATTCGTAATGAAGATGAGAATAATGAGGCTTATCCGGGATGGGGATATTATGCACAGTTGTTACCTGCTGATTATTATGGAAAAGTGGGAACGGAGGTTTATTGTGGTACAATCTTTGAAAAGAAAGCAGGAGCTAGTATAGATACAAACCGATGGTTTGCTCCTCCTAGTACAGGAGGAAATGGTATTGGAGGGTATGTTTATCATGATTTGGCTGAACTTTTCCCAATGGCAGATGGCACACCGACTAAGGATAGTCCAGATTATGACCCTACGAATCCTGCTAACAAACGTGACCCTCGTTTCATGTTCACTGTTACTTATGATGGATGCATAATGAAGAGTAATATGCAGGATACTGAAATTAATATATCTGTGGGAACACAACAGGACGCTATCTATCGAGGGACTCCGACAGGGTATTATACACATAAATTCTTGAAATTTGGTTCAATGGCAAATCAAATGCTTTATGGAGGTTCGCAAGCACGACCATTGATGCGTTATACTGAAATTTTGCTGAATTATGCAGAAGCTGCTAATGAATATTATGGACCTGATCATAAAGATGTACTAGGAGATCAAGAAATTAGCCCATATATTGTATTGAGAAAGATACGTGAGTGCGCTGGCATAGAGCCTGGCGAGGATGGAACATATGGAATTGAAAATAATATGAGTCAGGCTGATATGACAGAAGCTATTCGGTTGGAACGTCGGTTGGATTTAGCGTTTGAAGGACATCGTTTCTTTGATGTACGTCGTTGGATGATTGCTGAAGATACAGATAATAGGATGATGCATGGTTTTGAAATCACAAGAAATGGTGAGCGGAAGACAGGAAGAATCATTGATACTCGTCAGCATACCTTCCGTAAAGCGATGTATTTTTATCCAATACCTTATAAAGAGACTGTGAAATCACCGGATTTGTTGCAGAATCCTTATTATGAATAG
- a CDS encoding DUF5004 domain-containing protein, translating to MRFKIQTTVLLFVLLGTVSACNTFKDEIAPDSYMEVPKQLDGKWQLKTVVRNGTDISEVMDFSQFRLIMNKDNTYNIENYLPFLVKKNGTWRIDNLTYPFFLTFQEEGAEREAITEITYPIVQGKRHITLTISPGCSSNSYVYSFEKIEE from the coding sequence ATGAGATTTAAAATACAAACTACGGTTTTACTTTTCGTCTTATTAGGTACTGTGAGTGCTTGCAATACATTTAAAGATGAAATAGCTCCTGATTCTTATATGGAAGTACCAAAGCAGTTAGATGGGAAGTGGCAATTAAAAACTGTTGTACGCAATGGAACGGATATATCTGAAGTGATGGACTTTAGTCAGTTTCGTCTGATTATGAATAAAGATAATACATATAATATTGAAAACTATCTCCCTTTTTTAGTAAAGAAAAATGGTACATGGAGAATTGATAATTTGACATATCCTTTTTTCTTAACTTTTCAGGAGGAAGGTGCTGAAAGAGAAGCTATAACTGAAATCACTTACCCGATTGTACAAGGGAAACGCCATATAACCCTTACAATTAGTCCGGGATGCTCGAGCAACTCTTATGTTTATTCTTTTGAAAAAATAGAAGAATGA
- a CDS encoding DUF4961 domain-containing protein gives MKYYFKKHRIKIFFLLVLSLIVFGCSFLIKEVNVKQENEAGEMVAYIKAGEIATFTFSGEINIDGDASNETFIVGFLAPRSWNVRQNATVTYREDRYETEVDHKMTVIPDTEQPANYKGMSWSAALKKKYGVRGNVLNDMEWIAFKSDNYPSVNGTIHYTVTIKCNSGKSNLKFRPSFFINHSSDGIGGDEAHYSVKDADDCFEVVEGSGTVIDFCSTHYYQIEPLSALQDDYVTFTFQGDINTNELIKAENVYIEATAYTIEGKIYTVNEKSAKTLMKRETKLPRYNVTLWPGGFFNIPDGETISRIEYIFTNEDGTVSISQSDDSRDNEGEEVEEGIKEPFVFEFQCE, from the coding sequence ATGAAATATTATTTTAAAAAACATAGAATAAAAATCTTTTTTTTGTTGGTACTTTCCTTAATAGTCTTTGGATGTTCCTTTTTGATTAAGGAGGTAAATGTTAAACAAGAGAACGAGGCCGGAGAGATGGTTGCCTATATTAAGGCTGGTGAAATTGCAACTTTTACGTTTAGTGGAGAAATAAACATCGATGGTGATGCAAGCAATGAAACGTTTATTGTTGGATTCTTGGCTCCAAGAAGTTGGAATGTACGTCAGAATGCAACTGTGACATACAGAGAAGATAGGTATGAAACGGAAGTGGATCACAAAATGACAGTAATTCCAGATACTGAACAGCCTGCAAATTATAAAGGTATGAGTTGGTCAGCGGCATTGAAAAAAAAATATGGTGTACGAGGCAATGTCTTGAACGATATGGAATGGATTGCATTTAAATCGGATAACTATCCTAGTGTAAATGGAACAATACATTATACAGTAACAATTAAGTGTAATTCAGGAAAAAGCAACTTAAAATTCCGACCAAGTTTTTTTATCAATCACTCTAGTGATGGGATTGGAGGAGACGAGGCTCATTATTCTGTTAAGGATGCTGATGATTGCTTTGAAGTGGTAGAAGGATCAGGTACTGTGATTGATTTTTGTTCTACGCACTATTATCAAATTGAACCTTTGTCTGCTTTACAAGATGATTATGTAACATTCACTTTTCAAGGGGATATTAATACCAATGAATTGATAAAAGCTGAGAATGTGTATATAGAAGCTACTGCTTATACGATAGAAGGAAAGATATATACAGTCAATGAAAAGAGTGCGAAAACACTAATGAAAAGAGAAACGAAATTGCCAAGATATAATGTAACTCTTTGGCCTGGTGGATTTTTTAACATTCCGGACGGTGAAACAATTTCTCGTATAGAGTATATTTTCACAAATGAAGATGGAACAGTATCTATTTCCCAGTCAGATGACAGTAGAGATAATGAAGGAGAAGAGGTAGAAGAAGGAATAAAAGAGCCTTTCGTATTCGAATTTCAATGTGAATAG